Proteins encoded together in one Lathyrus oleraceus cultivar Zhongwan6 chromosome 5, CAAS_Psat_ZW6_1.0, whole genome shotgun sequence window:
- the LOC127078942 gene encoding sodium/calcium exchanger NCL, translated as MYTAATFLSNGSELLLEILGPDIVGGLFLPILGALPDAMLILVSGLSGSAEVAQNQVAVGMGLLAGSTVLLLTIIWRTCVIVGKCDIEDSIALDSTDTRGFSLTGSGISTDIWTSYAARIMVISVIPFVIVQLPQMLNSTSGKHLAVLIGFVISVCLLISYCLYQIFQPWIQKRKLEYIKHKHVILGLLRHLKMRSLGKLLKDNGEPDTDIIRKLSATIDENKDGHLTHGEMTALVVGIQFEEIDLDHDDAVTRIMVDFDTSRNQLIDEAEVYFTKCFRIHTMHTLAKQHDYQTCIKTTVSSQVAVKTNHPPRVHTS; from the coding sequence ATGTACACCGCCGCTACGTTCTTGTCCAACGGTAGCGAACTCTTGCTTGAGATCTTGGGTCCCGACATTGTTGGAGGGTTGTTTCTTCCTATCCTTGGTGCTCTCCCTGATGCCATGCTCATTCTCGTGTCTGGGCTTTCTGGAAGTGCAGAAGTTGCTCAAAATCAGGTAGCTGTTGGAATGGGACTGCTAGCTGGATCAACGGTGCTGCTTCTTACTATAATATGGAGGACTTGTGTGATTGTAGGCAAGTGTGACATTGAGGATTCAATTGCACTAGATTCAACAGACACCAGAGGATTCAGTCTAACTGGTTCTGGTATTAGTACGGATATTTGGACAAGTTATGCTGCAAGGATTATGGTTATATCTGTCATTCCATTCGTGATTGTTCAACTACCACAAATGCTCAATTCAACTTCTGGAAAGCACTTGGCTGTTTTGATTGGTTTTGTTATTTCCGTCTGCTTATTGATATCGTATTGCCTTTACCAAATTTTCCAACCCTGGATACAAAAACGAAAATTGGAATATATCAAACATAAGCATGTTATTTTGGGGCTTCTGAGACATTTGAAGATGCGTTCATTGGGAAAGCTTCTGAAAGATAATGGCGAACCCGATACAGACATAATTAGAAAGTTATCTGCAACAATTGATGAAAATAAAGATGGACATCTTACTCATGGCGAAATGACAGCACTGGTTGTTGGAATTCAGTTCGAGGAGATTGACTTGGACCATGACGACGCAGTAACAAGAATAATGGTGGATTTTGATACTTCTCGTAATCAACTTATTGATGAAGCAGAGGTTTACTTCACCAAATGCTTTCGTATCCACACTATGCACACTCTTGCCAAACAACATGATTACCAGACCTGCATCAAAACAACAGTCAGCAGTCAGGTTGCAGTGAAAACAAACCACCCTCCAAGGGTGCATACTAGCTGA